Proteins encoded together in one Neobacillus sp. FSL H8-0543 window:
- a CDS encoding MaoC family dehydratase yields MTLIEKVAEHFKASIGQKNEEHLGIMSGLMIQRYALAIGDDNPLYHDQEYARQRGYADIIAPPNMVASIMDWTVGLKEEDLHEDGTPKTGGILPPSLQGVRVMGGGEMKKFYNPIVAGTDLYLTTEVIDTHVKEGKKGLIAFLVLKNTYKDEKEKIYCISERTVIAR; encoded by the coding sequence ATGACATTAATTGAAAAAGTTGCAGAACACTTCAAAGCAAGCATTGGTCAAAAAAATGAAGAACACCTAGGAATAATGTCTGGATTAATGATTCAGCGATATGCTCTAGCAATTGGTGATGATAATCCTTTATATCATGATCAAGAATACGCCCGACAACGGGGATATGCAGATATTATTGCCCCTCCAAATATGGTGGCATCAATTATGGATTGGACGGTAGGATTAAAGGAAGAGGATTTGCATGAAGATGGAACCCCGAAAACTGGCGGGATTTTACCTCCAAGTCTACAAGGGGTCCGGGTGATGGGTGGAGGTGAAATGAAAAAATTTTATAACCCCATCGTTGCGGGAACAGATTTGTATCTGACGACGGAAGTAATCGATACACATGTGAAGGAAGGAAAAAAAGGTCTTATTGCCTTTCTTGTACTTAAAAATACTTACAAGGATGAGAAGGAAAAGATCTATTGTATCAGTGAACGGACAGTTATTGCTAGATAG